The sequence AGGACGACGAACGGCGCCAGGTACGTGACCTTGGGCCGGTACGATTCGTAAAACGTGGACGACACCAGGAGGCACGCCAGCCAGTATCCGATGAAAAGGCTGCCCGCGTCGCCCAGGAAGATTCGGGCGGGCGGAAAATTGTGCATCAGGAACCCGAGGCAGGCCCCGACGAGGCATCCCATCCAGAGATCCACCCAGGCATCCCCGACGATGAGGATGAACGAGAGCCCCGCGACGGCGGCCACACCGGAGGCCAGTCCGTCCATATGGTCGAGGAGATTGAGAGCGTTCGTCATGGCCAGGATCCAGAGGACGGTCGCGCCTCCTTCCAGGATCGGACTGACGCCGAAAAGCTGGAGGCGCTCTCCGCCGATCGTCACCCCCAGGGCCACGATCGCTTCGATCGCGAGCTTGAAGCCAGGGCGGAGGGGCCGGCGGTCATCCGAGAGGCCCAGGGCCAGGATGACCAGCGATCCGAGGGCGTAGACGACGGCCGGTTTCGGAAACGCGTCCAGAGACGCGGCGGTGAAGACGAGCGCGGGCCCGAGCAGGCCGGCCGCCACGGCCAGGCCGCCCCCGTAGGGCATGGGCTCGGAGTGGATCTTGCGCGGGCCGGGGCGATCCAGGAGTCCGACACGCCGGGCCAGCGCGCGGGCGGCGGGAACCAGGAGCCACGTCAGGGCGAAGCTGGAGGCGGCGGCCAGGAGCGTCGCGGCGATCATGCCCCCAGCACGCCGTTCAGGTCCGCCTTCATGTCCAGGACGGCCTTCTCCACGGCCTTTTCCCAGGGCAGTCCCCGATACGGCTCGCGCTCCCAGGCGAAGACGATTCCTCGGGACGAGTTGACCACGGCGCCCAGGCCGTCCGGATTGAAGCATCCTTTGAGGTCGCGGGCGGCGGCGCCCTGGGCGCCGTAGCCGGGCACCAGGAAGAACGCGTTCGGGAGAGCGGCTCTGATTTCGGCGGCCTGGGCGGGATGGGTCGCCCCCACCACGGCGCCCACGGCCGAGTACCCCGACGATCCGCGAAGGCTTTCGCCCCAGGCGGCGACTTTCTCGGCCAGATGGAGATAGAGGGGCTTCCCGTGGACGGGAAGATCCTGGATCTCGCCGGAGCGGGGGTTGGAGGTCTTGACCAGCACGAAGAGACCTCCGCCGCGCGCACGCGCCGCCTCGAGGAAGGGCTCCAGGCCGTCGGTTCCGAAGAAGGGGTTGACGGTGACGGCGTCGGACGGGAAGGCGACGAAATGGGCT comes from Planctomycetota bacterium and encodes:
- the pyrF gene encoding orotidine-5'-phosphate decarboxylase, producing MQNFADRLADAVRRKNSRVVVGLDPRWESLPEEFRRGAHRDIEKVGKAILEFNAAVIDIVAPHAAAVKPQIAFYEKIGPYGLAAYFATCKHARDRGLLVIGDVKRGDVPDTARAYAEAHFVAFPSDAVTVNPFFGTDGLEPFLEAARARGGGLFVLVKTSNPRSGEIQDLPVHGKPLYLHLAEKVAAWGESLRGSSGYSAVGAVVGATHPAQAAEIRAALPNAFFLVPGYGAQGAAARDLKGCFNPDGLGAVVNSSRGIVFAWEREPYRGLPWEKAVEKAVLDMKADLNGVLGA
- a CDS encoding MraY family glycosyltransferase, with the protein product MIAATLLAAASSFALTWLLVPAARALARRVGLLDRPGPRKIHSEPMPYGGGLAVAAGLLGPALVFTAASLDAFPKPAVVYALGSLVILALGLSDDRRPLRPGFKLAIEAIVALGVTIGGERLQLFGVSPILEGGATVLWILAMTNALNLLDHMDGLASGVAAVAGLSFILIVGDAWVDLWMGCLVGACLGFLMHNFPPARIFLGDAGSLFIGYWLACLLVSSTFYESYRPKVTYLAPFVVLFVPLFDTARVVWIRLRLRAPLFRGDTNHLAHRLTALGLSRRSAVLAVYALTAYTGASAALLYQVPADAAALVFVQLLLTFGLIVLLERPARHD